In Mustela nigripes isolate SB6536 chromosome 12, MUSNIG.SB6536, whole genome shotgun sequence, one DNA window encodes the following:
- the C12H5orf34 gene encoding uncharacterized protein C5orf34 homolog isoform X2: MAAEVRMVLYEDDSVQVQYVDGSRLQLSPCGSEFLFEKPPPISAHPLEQPERIRQRTHFVISTYREQLQRALDFRNSFAVCPFLSESIIPSERKKLIFVDFSEVRWPRPDTDDGMILTQSGSVKIASLDGHAYLCLPRLQHEFTVHFLCKVSQKPDSSIVLSEKKNQARKDKLVEKAGKICTYGRSVPRQKLKNKENELYCPLTKSKETLEKESCADGAEGRKEEPPPPGTRHTCVYTWVKQRWPVASCPEEWKYPLSLALHFHNKISSMSRSEADTTQSRTFTSEISEERGKEVSVLPRALLLSCPVPHLHRWNFCDSLSQRQLDEEYSYPELVKVVWCKGVTYRLNHKNVNSIEIYPGDGSVFKSEGAYFGKYFTYYSIQEGSEEREEKTYSVNNLPPDRPGSLFSVCSLIKQATRILQHCTKTRLSLSHNYHICCWKMVPGIKDNNILPLILRESLIPSVGRFLAYSDDKVHALFLDGITLTLNWNFSSFIEKRQVDQGLNLGWGRLTFPDGQDQLIQIEHPGPYERYVTTVISWCRRLTQTSQREMPTHPSSSLVEENWSVASELEKIKKFNLLLENSGILNQISNKKNKQSSDHYESKSPETLLEEVNEKRVSVALKKTSEILQDIDCLLSSSKR, from the exons ATGGCAGCTGAAGTGCGGATGGTACTTTATGAAGATGATTCAGTGCAAGTGCAATATGTTGATGGTTCCAGACTGCAGCTTTCTCCGTGTGGCTCcgaatttttatttgaaaagccACCTCCTATTTCAGCACATCCTTTAGAACAACCAGAAAGAATTCGGCAAAGGACACACTTTGTTATTAGCACTTACAGA gaGCAACTACAGCGAGCCCTAGATTTTCGAAATTCTTTTGCTGTTTGCCCTTTTTTATCTGAAAGCATCATaccttctgaaagaaaaaag CTTATCTTCGTTGACTTCTCAGAAGTGAGGTGGCCCAGGCCTGACACCGATGATGGCATGATACTTACACAGAGCGGCAGCGTGAAGATAGCATCGTTGGATGGACATGCATACCTTTGCCTGCCCAGATTGCAGCATGAATTTACAGTACATTTTTTGTGTAAAGTAAGCCAGAAGCCAGATTCGTCTATAGTATTGTCAGAAAAGAAGAATCAAGCCAGAAAGGACAAGCTAGTTGAAAAAGCAGGCAAAATCTGTACCTATGGAAGGTCTGTACCAAGACAGAAACtgaagaataaagagaatgaaCTTTATTGTCCGCTCACGAAATCCAAGGAAACTTTAGAGAAGGAGAGCTGTGCAgacggagctgaaggcaggaaggaggagccACCTCCGCCTGGTACCCgacacacgtgtgtgtacacgTGGGTGAAGCAGCGCTGGCCTGTGGCCTCCTGTCCAGAGGAATGGAAATATCCTTTGTCTTTAGCActtcattttcataataaaatcagCAGTATGTCGAGAAGTGAGGCAGACACCACCCAGAGTAGAACATTCACTTCTGAGATttcagaggaaagaggaaaagaggtttCTGTTCTTCCCAGGGCCCTGCTTCTCAGCTGTCCTGTCCCCCACCTGCACAG GTGGAATTTTTGTGACTCACTTTCACAAAGACAGTTGGATGAAGAATATTCCTATCCCGAGCTGGTGAAAGTGGTTTGGTGCAAAGGTGTAACTTACCG acTAAACCATAAAAATGTGAACTCAATAGAGATTTATCCTGGAGATGGATCTGTTTTCAAGTCAGAGGGAGCTTATTTTGGGAAGTATTTTACGTATTATTCCATTCAAGAAGGATCAGAAGAG agagaagagaaaacttaTTCAGTAAATAACCTTCCTCCTGATAGACCAGGAAGTCTGTTCTCTGTGTGTTCTCTAATTAAACAGGCAACCAG AATTCTTCAACATTGTACCAAGACAAGACTTTCTTTAAGCCATAATTATCATATATGCTGCTGGAAAATG GTACCTGGGATAAAGGATAACAATATACTGCCTTTGATTTTGAGAGAATCACTCATACCCAGCGTGGGAAGATTTCTTGCATACTCTGACGACAAAGTACATGCTCTCTTTTTAGATGGCATTACTCTAACCCTAAATTGGAATTTCAGCTCTTTTATTGAAAAGAGACAG GTAGATCAAGGTCTCAACTTAGGTTGGGGTAGGTTAACTTTTCCTGATGGACAAGATCAGTTAATTCAGATTGAACATCCTGGACCATATGAAAG ATATGTGACAACAGTTATATCATGGTGCAGAAGATTGACCCAGACTAGTCAGAGAGAGATGCCCACACATCCTTCATCTTCTCTTGTTGAAGAAAACTG GTCTGTGGCCTCTGagcttgaaaaaataaagaagtttaacT
- the C12H5orf34 gene encoding uncharacterized protein C5orf34 homolog isoform X1: protein MAAEVRMVLYEDDSVQVQYVDGSRLQLSPCGSEFLFEKPPPISAHPLEQPERIRQRTHFVISTYREQLQRALDFRNSFAVCPFLSESIIPSERKKLIFVDFSEVRWPRPDTDDGMILTQSGSVKIASLDGHAYLCLPRLQHEFTVHFLCKVSQKPDSSIVLSEKKNQARKDKLVEKAGKICTYGRSVPRQKLKNKENELYCPLTKSKETLEKESCADGAEGRKEEPPPPGTRHTCVYTWVKQRWPVASCPEEWKYPLSLALHFHNKISSMSRSEADTTQSRTFTSEISEERGKEVSVLPRALLLSCPVPHLHRWNFCDSLSQRQLDEEYSYPELVKVVWCKGVTYRLNHKNVNSIEIYPGDGSVFKSEGAYFGKYFTYYSIQEGSEEREEKTYSVNNLPPDRPGSLFSVCSLIKQATRILQHCTKTRLSLSHNYHICCWKMWRKRAGDLIGFEVPGIKDNNILPLILRESLIPSVGRFLAYSDDKVHALFLDGITLTLNWNFSSFIEKRQVDQGLNLGWGRLTFPDGQDQLIQIEHPGPYERYVTTVISWCRRLTQTSQREMPTHPSSSLVEENWSVASELEKIKKFNLLLENSGILNQISNKKNKQSSDHYESKSPETLLEEVNEKRVSVALKKTSEILQDIDCLLSSSKR, encoded by the exons ATGGCAGCTGAAGTGCGGATGGTACTTTATGAAGATGATTCAGTGCAAGTGCAATATGTTGATGGTTCCAGACTGCAGCTTTCTCCGTGTGGCTCcgaatttttatttgaaaagccACCTCCTATTTCAGCACATCCTTTAGAACAACCAGAAAGAATTCGGCAAAGGACACACTTTGTTATTAGCACTTACAGA gaGCAACTACAGCGAGCCCTAGATTTTCGAAATTCTTTTGCTGTTTGCCCTTTTTTATCTGAAAGCATCATaccttctgaaagaaaaaag CTTATCTTCGTTGACTTCTCAGAAGTGAGGTGGCCCAGGCCTGACACCGATGATGGCATGATACTTACACAGAGCGGCAGCGTGAAGATAGCATCGTTGGATGGACATGCATACCTTTGCCTGCCCAGATTGCAGCATGAATTTACAGTACATTTTTTGTGTAAAGTAAGCCAGAAGCCAGATTCGTCTATAGTATTGTCAGAAAAGAAGAATCAAGCCAGAAAGGACAAGCTAGTTGAAAAAGCAGGCAAAATCTGTACCTATGGAAGGTCTGTACCAAGACAGAAACtgaagaataaagagaatgaaCTTTATTGTCCGCTCACGAAATCCAAGGAAACTTTAGAGAAGGAGAGCTGTGCAgacggagctgaaggcaggaaggaggagccACCTCCGCCTGGTACCCgacacacgtgtgtgtacacgTGGGTGAAGCAGCGCTGGCCTGTGGCCTCCTGTCCAGAGGAATGGAAATATCCTTTGTCTTTAGCActtcattttcataataaaatcagCAGTATGTCGAGAAGTGAGGCAGACACCACCCAGAGTAGAACATTCACTTCTGAGATttcagaggaaagaggaaaagaggtttCTGTTCTTCCCAGGGCCCTGCTTCTCAGCTGTCCTGTCCCCCACCTGCACAG GTGGAATTTTTGTGACTCACTTTCACAAAGACAGTTGGATGAAGAATATTCCTATCCCGAGCTGGTGAAAGTGGTTTGGTGCAAAGGTGTAACTTACCG acTAAACCATAAAAATGTGAACTCAATAGAGATTTATCCTGGAGATGGATCTGTTTTCAAGTCAGAGGGAGCTTATTTTGGGAAGTATTTTACGTATTATTCCATTCAAGAAGGATCAGAAGAG agagaagagaaaacttaTTCAGTAAATAACCTTCCTCCTGATAGACCAGGAAGTCTGTTCTCTGTGTGTTCTCTAATTAAACAGGCAACCAG AATTCTTCAACATTGTACCAAGACAAGACTTTCTTTAAGCCATAATTATCATATATGCTGCTGGAAAATG tggaGAAAGAGGGCAGGCGACTTGATTGGATTTGAA GTACCTGGGATAAAGGATAACAATATACTGCCTTTGATTTTGAGAGAATCACTCATACCCAGCGTGGGAAGATTTCTTGCATACTCTGACGACAAAGTACATGCTCTCTTTTTAGATGGCATTACTCTAACCCTAAATTGGAATTTCAGCTCTTTTATTGAAAAGAGACAG GTAGATCAAGGTCTCAACTTAGGTTGGGGTAGGTTAACTTTTCCTGATGGACAAGATCAGTTAATTCAGATTGAACATCCTGGACCATATGAAAG ATATGTGACAACAGTTATATCATGGTGCAGAAGATTGACCCAGACTAGTCAGAGAGAGATGCCCACACATCCTTCATCTTCTCTTGTTGAAGAAAACTG GTCTGTGGCCTCTGagcttgaaaaaataaagaagtttaacT